A DNA window from Paenibacillus segetis contains the following coding sequences:
- a CDS encoding GntR family transcriptional regulator has product MKNIGIEKETLSSIAVRTIIDLIETDVFKIGDKLDAEQKLADKLRISRPILREALQRLELEGYIVRKHGVGTFVISKTPMLTTGIEKLDSMTDLVKAQSYTVGTIGITEPIISSDESIRELLYLKDDETLLSFERIRTADKKPFALDRVYIPEKYVSDDFFTNYADASILSYLSSAQNIQIVSSHCNLFAENASAEDADKLGIRQHEALQILEQTFYSNANDPIFHGKSLIVNNIMKFHIVRRR; this is encoded by the coding sequence ATGAAGAACATTGGAATTGAAAAGGAAACATTATCATCGATTGCGGTACGAACCATTATAGATCTCATTGAAACGGATGTATTCAAAATTGGAGACAAATTGGATGCGGAGCAGAAACTCGCAGATAAGCTACGTATTAGCCGCCCTATACTAAGGGAGGCTCTTCAGAGATTAGAGTTAGAAGGATACATCGTTCGCAAACATGGCGTAGGTACATTTGTCATCTCCAAGACACCTATGTTAACGACTGGCATCGAGAAATTGGACAGTATGACAGATCTGGTAAAGGCGCAGAGTTATACTGTCGGCACGATTGGAATCACAGAGCCTATCATTTCGAGTGATGAATCCATCCGAGAGCTACTGTACTTAAAAGATGATGAGACCTTATTATCCTTTGAGCGAATTCGTACTGCAGACAAAAAGCCATTTGCATTAGACCGAGTCTATATCCCTGAAAAATATGTAAGTGATGATTTCTTCACGAATTATGCAGATGCATCCATTCTAAGTTATCTAAGTTCTGCGCAAAACATTCAAATTGTAAGCTCTCATTGCAATTTATTTGCTGAGAATGCTTCTGCGGAAGATGCCGATAAGCTGGGCATTAGACAGCACGAGGCGCTGCAAATTTTGGAGCAAACTTTCTACTCCAATGCGAATGACCCGATATTTCATGGGAAAAGTTTGATCGTGAACAATATTATGAAATTTCATATCGTTCGGCGAAGATAA
- a CDS encoding nucleoside phosphorylase has translation MTEWGELVDKTEMILPNIKVKPGAISEHVIVVGDPERARAIGDQLDNAEELAYSREYRTINGWYKGKKITVTSHGVGSPGAAVCFEELIKAGAKKIIRVGTAGSYTDELPPGSLIIADSAVRAEGLTKQMVPDGVPAVADFNMLLKLEEQAKKTNIKYGLGTIVTLDAFYAGPVQFPHMLYKESGALGAEMELAALYVIARLRGVSAVGIFALDGYAFSDMNDYNPHKDSVKKAIQAEIDIALETMLIL, from the coding sequence ATGACTGAATGGGGTGAACTCGTGGATAAAACGGAAATGATATTACCCAATATCAAAGTAAAACCAGGGGCTATATCTGAGCATGTAATTGTAGTGGGTGATCCTGAGCGCGCTAGAGCAATTGGCGATCAATTGGATAACGCCGAAGAACTCGCTTATTCCAGAGAATACCGTACGATAAATGGCTGGTATAAAGGGAAAAAAATAACCGTTACAAGTCATGGTGTTGGTTCTCCGGGTGCAGCTGTTTGTTTTGAAGAACTTATCAAGGCAGGCGCCAAAAAAATCATTCGCGTAGGTACAGCAGGATCATATACGGATGAACTGCCTCCAGGAAGCTTGATTATCGCGGATTCTGCAGTACGAGCAGAAGGTCTAACGAAGCAAATGGTGCCTGATGGCGTACCCGCTGTTGCGGACTTCAATATGCTGCTCAAACTCGAAGAACAAGCAAAGAAAACGAATATTAAGTATGGACTAGGTACGATCGTTACCTTGGATGCATTCTATGCGGGACCTGTCCAATTCCCTCATATGCTGTACAAAGAGTCAGGAGCTCTTGGTGCAGAGATGGAACTCGCAGCACTTTATGTGATCGCTAGATTAAGAGGTGTATCCGCTGTCGGGATCTTTGCACTCGATGGATATGCTTTTAGTGATATGAATGATTACAACCCACACAAAGATTCCGTTAAAAAAGCCATTCAAGCCGAAATTGATATTGCTTTGGAAACAATGCTGATCCTATAG
- the nspC gene encoding carboxynorspermidine decarboxylase has protein sequence MRFEELPTPCFVVDEALIEKNLNILSGVMQRTGAKIVLAQKAFSMTAMYPLIGQYLSGTTASGLFEARLGHEEMGKENHVFAPAYREDEIDEIIAICDHIIFNSFSQLEKYKAKALAAGRKVGLRINPECSTQEGHEIYDPCSPGSRFGVKLDDFQPELLEGVSGLHFHTLCQQNSDDLETTLNAVEDKFGPWLPQMEWINFGGGHHITREDYDIPRLEACISRMQDKYGLEVYLEPGEAIALNAGYMVTSVLDIHKNGIEIAIVDTSATCHMPDVLEMPYRPPLVGSGEAGEKPYTYRLGGPTCLTGDVIGDYSFDRPLQNGDRLVFEDMAIYSMVKTNTFNGMPLPAIAVQEKDGNCRVVREFGYQDFKMRLA, from the coding sequence TTGATGAAGCACTCATCGAGAAAAATCTGAACATCCTAAGTGGCGTTATGCAGCGTACAGGAGCCAAGATTGTGTTGGCGCAAAAGGCTTTTTCCATGACCGCTATGTATCCCCTCATCGGACAATATTTAAGCGGCACGACGGCGAGCGGTTTATTTGAAGCGCGACTAGGTCACGAAGAAATGGGCAAAGAAAATCACGTCTTTGCCCCTGCCTATCGTGAAGATGAAATCGACGAAATTATAGCCATTTGCGACCATATAATCTTCAATTCCTTCTCGCAGCTGGAAAAGTATAAAGCGAAAGCTCTTGCTGCGGGGAGAAAAGTAGGCCTACGCATCAATCCGGAATGCTCGACGCAAGAGGGACATGAAATCTATGATCCTTGTTCGCCGGGATCTAGATTCGGCGTAAAACTGGACGATTTCCAACCGGAGCTGCTTGAAGGCGTGTCGGGGCTGCACTTCCATACCCTGTGCCAACAGAACTCAGACGATTTGGAGACCACGCTGAATGCGGTCGAAGACAAGTTCGGGCCATGGCTGCCACAAATGGAATGGATCAATTTCGGTGGTGGTCACCATATAACTAGAGAAGACTATGATATCCCCAGACTCGAAGCTTGCATTTCGCGAATGCAGGATAAATACGGCTTGGAAGTCTACCTCGAACCCGGAGAAGCCATCGCACTAAATGCGGGTTATATGGTTACCTCCGTATTGGATATCCATAAGAATGGCATCGAAATTGCCATCGTAGATACGTCCGCTACCTGTCATATGCCGGATGTTCTGGAAATGCCGTATCGTCCACCGCTTGTTGGTTCAGGCGAGGCCGGTGAGAAGCCATACACCTATCGGCTTGGCGGTCCGACCTGCCTGACGGGCGATGTCATCGGAGACTATTCCTTCGATCGGCCCTTGCAGAACGGCGACAGATTAGTGTTTGAAGACATGGCGATCTACTCCATGGTCAAAACCAACACCTTTAACGGTATGCCACTACCGGCCATCGCCGTGCAAGAGAAAGACGGTAATTGCCGCGTCGTTCGTGAATTCGGCTATCAGGATTTTAAGATGAGATTAGCTTAA